In Microbacterium lushaniae, the following are encoded in one genomic region:
- a CDS encoding MmcQ/YjbR family DNA-binding protein → MAVTLEDVRAVALAFPETVEAPSGYGFGPTWRTRNGMFAWQRTPTEADLTQLSEQGRSWPDGDAIAVRTDGLDEKAALLETFPGVFFTIPHFEGWSSVLVRLDAIDATHLGEVLTDSWLLKAPKRVAAAWLAAHPER, encoded by the coding sequence ATGGCAGTGACGCTCGAGGATGTGCGCGCGGTCGCTCTGGCCTTCCCGGAGACCGTCGAGGCGCCCAGCGGGTACGGGTTCGGCCCCACCTGGCGCACGCGCAACGGGATGTTCGCGTGGCAGCGCACTCCGACCGAGGCCGATCTGACACAGCTGAGCGAGCAGGGCCGGTCGTGGCCGGACGGCGACGCCATCGCCGTCCGCACCGACGGGCTGGATGAGAAGGCCGCGCTGCTGGAGACCTTCCCGGGGGTGTTCTTCACGATCCCGCATTTCGAGGGGTGGTCCTCCGTGCTCGTGCGCCTGGATGCCATCGACGCCACACATCTGGGCGAGGTGCTCACCGACTCGTGGCTGCTGAAAGCGCCCAAGCGCGTGGCCGCGGCGTGGCTGGCGGCCCATCCGGAACGGTGA